The following proteins are encoded in a genomic region of Oceaniferula marina:
- a CDS encoding O-acetylhomoserine aminocarboxypropyltransferase/cysteine synthase family protein, with amino-acid sequence MKLETLCLHGGQQPDPTTNACAVPVYRTSSFTFNSTEHAANLFALKELGNIYSRLMNPTTDVLEKRVCLLEGAPEMGGLAFASGTAAIHNTIINLAEAGDNIVSARNLYGGSYTMFNDILPKMGIDVTLVDSTDPANFEAAIDENTRALFCETVSNPALEVADLEAIAAVAKAHGIPLIVDATFSTPYLTNPLEHGADIVVHSLTKWFGGHGIGIGGIVVDSGRFNWGAGKHPLYDEPDNSYHGLRWGHDLPEPLAPLAFILRMRTVPLRNLGACISPDNAWQFLQGIETLPLRVERHSENALKVAEYLQGHEAVEWVRFPGLTSDPEYGRCQKYLKGKGGGMVVFELKDGSEAGQKFIEGLKLFLHLANVGDAKSLAIHPATTTHSQLNVEQQLAGGISPGLIRLSVGIEHIDDILADLDQALKLASS; translated from the coding sequence ATGAAACTTGAAACCTTATGCCTTCATGGCGGGCAGCAGCCCGACCCGACGACAAATGCCTGTGCGGTTCCTGTCTATCGCACATCGTCATTTACCTTTAATTCTACTGAGCATGCGGCGAATTTGTTTGCGCTCAAGGAGTTGGGGAACATTTATTCTCGACTGATGAACCCAACCACTGACGTGTTGGAAAAGCGCGTTTGTTTGTTGGAGGGGGCTCCTGAAATGGGAGGCTTGGCTTTTGCTTCCGGCACGGCAGCGATTCACAATACGATCATCAACCTGGCTGAAGCTGGAGATAATATTGTTTCCGCAAGGAATCTCTATGGTGGCAGCTATACGATGTTTAACGATATCCTTCCGAAGATGGGGATTGATGTCACCTTGGTCGATTCCACGGACCCTGCCAACTTCGAAGCTGCCATCGATGAAAACACTCGGGCTTTGTTCTGTGAGACGGTTTCCAACCCGGCCTTGGAGGTCGCCGACTTGGAGGCGATTGCTGCCGTTGCCAAAGCGCATGGGATTCCTCTCATTGTGGATGCCACGTTTTCCACACCGTATTTGACCAATCCGCTTGAGCACGGTGCGGATATCGTTGTGCATTCTTTGACCAAGTGGTTTGGCGGTCACGGAATCGGCATCGGAGGGATTGTAGTGGATTCTGGAAGGTTTAACTGGGGGGCGGGTAAACATCCGTTGTATGATGAGCCGGATAACTCGTATCACGGTTTACGTTGGGGGCATGATTTGCCGGAGCCGCTGGCTCCGCTGGCCTTTATTTTGCGGATGCGGACGGTTCCATTGCGCAACCTCGGCGCCTGCATCAGCCCGGATAATGCCTGGCAGTTCTTGCAAGGTATCGAAACTCTGCCGCTTCGCGTCGAACGCCATTCGGAGAATGCGCTCAAGGTTGCTGAATACTTGCAGGGCCACGAGGCCGTCGAGTGGGTTCGGTTCCCCGGTTTGACAAGCGATCCCGAATACGGACGGTGTCAGAAATATCTCAAGGGCAAGGGCGGCGGAATGGTCGTCTTCGAATTGAAAGATGGCAGCGAAGCCGGGCAGAAGTTTATCGAAGGTCTGAAGTTGTTCCTTCACCTGGCCAATGTCGGGGACGCCAAGAGTTTGGCGATTCATCCGGCTACCACGACCCATAGTCAGCTGAATGTTGAGCAGCAACTTGCGGGTGGTATTTCTCCCGGATTGATTCGTCTCAGTGTGGGGATTGAACACATTGACGATATCCTCGCCGACCTTGATCAGGCTCTGAAGCTCGCTTCGAGTTAG
- a CDS encoding bifunctional folylpolyglutamate synthase/dihydrofolate synthase, translating to MTYSEALDWLYATQQFGIKLGLEQPRRLLRETLGFPSAKTKVIHVAGTNGKGSTCAILNALARSCGVRTGLFTSPHLVDFRERIQVSGQHIPEATTAKYLDDLKRLCADWEHHPTFFELTLAVAMRHFRQQECELILLETGMGGRLDATTAVPADLAVITPIAMDHSQWLGETLEEIAAEKAGIIVPKKPVLSSRQDPAARHVIEQEANECRAPLEFITEPLSGYHVNIPGPHQKDNAALALAAAHSIGLPLNADTVRHALSTVTWPGRFERLEDHPIILDATHNPHAAKALVSTWNEVYPNQKASLVFGAVEGKNTEEVLDIIAPIAKHIHLTPVNSPRSLSPEDLVQALPAGAPPHTLHESLDEAIKKLSPAPHTGEERGVNDPILITGSLFLIGQAKAILAGESTRSSSQ from the coding sequence ATGACCTACAGCGAAGCACTCGACTGGCTCTATGCCACGCAACAGTTCGGCATCAAACTAGGCCTCGAACAACCACGCCGACTGCTCCGCGAAACCCTCGGGTTTCCCTCCGCCAAAACCAAGGTCATTCACGTAGCCGGCACCAACGGCAAAGGGTCCACCTGTGCCATCCTCAATGCCCTGGCCCGGTCCTGCGGCGTCCGCACCGGCTTGTTCACATCCCCCCATCTGGTCGACTTCAGAGAACGGATTCAAGTCAGCGGACAGCACATCCCGGAAGCCACTACCGCCAAATACCTCGACGACCTCAAGCGGCTCTGTGCCGACTGGGAACATCACCCAACATTTTTTGAACTAACGCTGGCCGTGGCGATGCGCCACTTCCGACAGCAGGAATGTGAGCTGATCCTCCTCGAAACCGGTATGGGTGGCAGACTCGACGCCACCACAGCAGTGCCCGCCGATCTCGCGGTGATCACCCCGATCGCCATGGACCACTCCCAGTGGCTCGGGGAAACGCTGGAGGAAATTGCCGCTGAAAAAGCGGGTATCATCGTGCCCAAAAAGCCCGTGCTCAGCAGCCGACAGGACCCTGCAGCCCGACACGTCATCGAACAAGAAGCCAACGAATGCAGGGCCCCGCTCGAGTTTATCACCGAACCCCTGAGCGGTTACCACGTCAACATTCCCGGCCCACACCAAAAGGACAATGCCGCCCTTGCCCTTGCCGCAGCCCACAGCATTGGACTACCGCTCAATGCCGACACCGTCCGACATGCACTCAGCACTGTCACCTGGCCCGGACGATTCGAACGACTTGAAGATCACCCTATCATTCTCGACGCCACCCATAACCCCCACGCCGCCAAAGCTCTGGTCAGCACATGGAATGAAGTCTACCCCAATCAAAAGGCCTCTCTCGTCTTTGGTGCGGTGGAGGGAAAAAACACTGAGGAGGTGCTCGACATCATTGCCCCCATCGCCAAGCATATCCATCTCACACCAGTGAACTCTCCGAGATCACTGAGCCCTGAAGATCTTGTGCAAGCTCTACCAGCTGGAGCCCCGCCTCACACCCTGCATGAGAGCCTGGACGAAGCCATCAAAAAGCTCTCACCAGCCCCTCACACTGGAGAAGAACGCGGGGTAAACGATCCCATACTCATCACCGGCTCACTTTTCCTGATCGGCCAGGCTAAAGCCATCCTTGCGGGTGAATCAACCCGCTCAAGCAGTCAGTAA
- a CDS encoding metallophosphoesterase family protein codes for MKRRTFLGSLAAASSISGIAAADEPKAPGVDNVKLLSPPVIQNPGEDAFTVAWAVSGMATGWVEWGTTPELGKQSIPAHHGLMSMSEYALSARIENLPTDTPIYYRTVTIPIHYKNAYAIERGTPLVGKTRKLKLPTAEASSCSLTMVNDTHDHADTLNALAKRIEAINPDAHLWNGDACNDFHNPQLMARICLTPGQHKDQPEHGGWASTRPLLFVPGNHDVRGRDARTMPEALTPWPLNDDDPHRLAPTPLAMGRYCFAKRIGPVAIIGLDTGEDKPDNRDVFGGMAAYEPYREAQRDWLLKVLQQNEIKNAPYLLAFCHIPLIGLEGENDGTGDTGYASYSGFGQQLWLKPLVDAGCQMLFSGHTHRHRIDKPSQAFPIYQVVGGGPKTKDARLIHIQADNKQLNVKVEDLNQTTVNAVTLKPRS; via the coding sequence ATGAAACGCAGAACCTTTCTCGGATCCCTCGCCGCCGCCAGTAGTATCTCAGGTATCGCCGCCGCTGATGAACCCAAAGCGCCGGGAGTCGACAACGTCAAACTCCTAAGCCCACCCGTTATTCAAAACCCGGGTGAAGATGCCTTTACTGTTGCTTGGGCCGTCAGCGGCATGGCCACCGGATGGGTCGAATGGGGAACCACACCAGAATTAGGAAAGCAGAGTATCCCCGCCCATCACGGGCTGATGAGCATGAGCGAATACGCGCTCTCCGCACGAATCGAAAACCTTCCAACCGACACGCCGATTTACTACCGGACGGTCACCATCCCCATTCACTACAAAAACGCCTACGCCATCGAGCGAGGTACACCACTCGTGGGGAAGACCCGCAAACTCAAATTGCCCACGGCCGAGGCCTCCAGCTGCAGCCTGACCATGGTCAACGATACCCACGATCACGCAGACACCCTCAACGCTCTGGCCAAACGCATCGAAGCAATCAACCCGGACGCCCATCTCTGGAATGGAGACGCGTGTAACGACTTTCACAACCCACAGCTCATGGCCAGAATCTGCCTGACACCGGGGCAGCACAAAGACCAGCCCGAACACGGAGGCTGGGCATCCACCCGCCCACTCCTTTTTGTTCCTGGAAACCACGACGTCCGCGGTAGAGATGCTCGCACCATGCCCGAGGCCTTAACTCCCTGGCCACTGAACGATGACGACCCTCATCGCTTGGCCCCCACCCCCTTGGCCATGGGCCGTTACTGCTTTGCCAAACGCATTGGGCCAGTGGCCATTATCGGTCTGGATACAGGAGAAGACAAACCGGACAACCGCGATGTCTTCGGCGGCATGGCAGCCTATGAACCTTACCGGGAGGCTCAACGTGATTGGCTCCTCAAGGTTCTCCAACAAAACGAAATCAAAAACGCTCCCTATCTGCTCGCGTTCTGCCACATCCCTCTGATTGGTCTTGAGGGAGAAAACGACGGCACCGGGGACACAGGCTACGCTTCCTACTCAGGCTTTGGGCAGCAGCTCTGGCTCAAACCACTGGTCGATGCCGGCTGCCAAATGCTTTTCAGCGGTCACACCCACCGTCACAGAATTGACAAACCCAGCCAAGCGTTCCCGATCTATCAAGTTGTCGGGGGAGGCCCGAAAACCAAGGATGCACGCCTCATTCACATTCAGGCAGACAACAAACAACTGAACGTCAAGGTTGAGGATCTCAACCAGACCACCGTCAATGCCGTCACGCTGAAACCAAGGAGCTAA
- a CDS encoding MBL fold metallo-hydrolase yields the protein MTFQSLLRRAEIGANSYLLELDDTRIILDSGMHPKEEGSDSLPAHHEIPANSIDSIFVSHSHLDHSGSLPVLMRDQENADVYMTPATSKLVDALLHNSVNVMESKRTELGITEYPFYTHRELDQLEKRWRTFNYERPFDIGGPDSNVRATFYDAGHILGSAGVLLETLDQRIFYTGDVQFENQTLIPGATLPEEDIDTLIIETTRGASPRPESYSRDEEELRFAESINDCLKGGGSVLVPVFAMGKTQEVLTMINRFKAEGLIPDAPVYIGGLSTKMTLIFDEFADSTPRNQPGFQILRDMEVKTGGRRKRRAPITYQRGAIYALSSGMMTEKTVSNNFARGFINNPKNHLLFVGYADPDSPAGHIRSGSLGDLIDLDPEQDPVQFNCPMEVFDFSGHATRDDLLDYILRVNPKRTFLVHGDMDASEWFAQQLAEKLPDCETIIPFPGKKY from the coding sequence ATGACTTTCCAATCACTTCTCCGGCGCGCTGAGATCGGCGCCAACTCCTACCTTCTTGAACTCGACGACACTCGGATCATCCTCGACTCCGGTATGCATCCGAAAGAAGAAGGCTCGGACTCGCTCCCGGCCCATCACGAAATCCCGGCCAACAGCATCGACTCCATCTTTGTTTCCCACTCCCACCTCGACCACTCGGGTTCTCTCCCCGTCCTGATGCGTGATCAGGAAAATGCCGATGTCTACATGACTCCGGCGACCTCCAAACTGGTCGATGCCTTGCTTCACAACTCGGTCAATGTCATGGAAAGCAAACGCACCGAACTGGGAATCACCGAGTATCCTTTTTACACCCACCGCGAACTCGATCAGCTCGAAAAACGTTGGCGAACCTTCAACTACGAGCGCCCCTTTGATATCGGCGGCCCCGACAGCAATGTGCGAGCCACCTTCTACGACGCCGGCCACATCCTCGGATCCGCAGGTGTCCTGCTCGAAACTCTGGATCAACGAATTTTCTACACCGGCGACGTCCAGTTTGAAAATCAAACGCTCATCCCGGGAGCCACACTCCCCGAGGAGGACATCGACACCCTGATCATCGAAACCACGCGCGGAGCCTCCCCCCGCCCCGAAAGCTACAGCCGGGACGAGGAAGAGCTCCGCTTTGCCGAATCCATCAACGACTGCCTAAAAGGTGGAGGCTCGGTCCTGGTCCCCGTCTTTGCCATGGGCAAAACCCAGGAAGTGCTCACCATGATCAACCGCTTCAAGGCCGAGGGGCTGATCCCCGATGCCCCGGTCTATATCGGAGGACTCAGCACCAAAATGACCCTGATCTTTGACGAATTTGCTGATTCCACCCCACGAAACCAGCCCGGGTTCCAAATCCTGCGCGACATGGAAGTCAAAACCGGAGGCCGCCGCAAGCGCCGTGCTCCGATCACCTACCAACGGGGGGCCATCTATGCCCTGTCCAGCGGGATGATGACCGAAAAAACCGTCTCCAACAACTTCGCCAGAGGCTTCATCAACAACCCGAAAAACCATCTCCTCTTCGTCGGATACGCCGACCCCGATTCGCCAGCCGGCCATATCAGATCCGGTAGCCTCGGAGACTTGATCGACCTGGACCCCGAGCAAGACCCCGTACAATTCAACTGCCCAATGGAAGTCTTCGACTTCTCAGGTCACGCCACTCGTGATGACCTGCTCGACTACATTTTGCGGGTCAACCCGAAGCGCACTTTCCTGGTTCACGGTGACATGGACGCCAGCGAATGGTTTGCCCAACAACTTGCCGAGAAACTTCCGGACTGCGAAACCATCATCCCGTTTCCCGGCAAAAAATACTAA
- a CDS encoding C25 family cysteine peptidase, protein MIPRVLIYLTAILSLPLIADEKPAKVLLVTSPELADAWKPYAIWKQKQGKPVKVVTTEEIEKIYPGPDIQEKIRQCVRKHIDAGGLRWVVLGGDSLPGGKGVVPDRDTVHINMWGEKRDIPTDIYYLSPTNWDADGDGIYGEFEEDKVAISYPDGSVGLGRIPVRTAEDVKAYTDKVVAYESRYPKGAFGKNFIYTCEVKGAYPKVRRSWDDHVSKVLKGGEMSRYFSHETPWDDAKPGDYDLNPDNWVKMLNSKQTGKYHFHGHGLLDCWVLEKHQKFTRKHVAKLTNKDAYPIITTVSCFTGHYDAVKDPCIAESMLRVPDAGAIAIVAPCREGKPHFVNPRESFPLMMWEGKMDGTTRTMTYFWEMGIGQKLSTGEALMKTKAKLAEKAKASANYHMCLVELNLLGDPTIEVHP, encoded by the coding sequence ATGATCCCCAGGGTTTTAATCTATTTAACTGCGATTTTATCGTTGCCTCTTATTGCTGACGAGAAACCGGCAAAGGTATTATTGGTCACCTCTCCAGAGCTTGCTGATGCTTGGAAACCCTATGCGATCTGGAAGCAGAAACAGGGTAAGCCGGTCAAGGTCGTCACCACAGAGGAGATCGAAAAAATCTATCCAGGGCCGGATATTCAGGAAAAAATCCGTCAGTGCGTGCGCAAGCACATCGATGCCGGTGGACTGCGATGGGTGGTGCTTGGTGGTGATAGTTTGCCGGGTGGCAAGGGTGTCGTTCCGGACCGGGACACGGTCCACATCAACATGTGGGGGGAGAAACGTGATATTCCGACGGATATTTACTACCTCTCACCTACGAATTGGGATGCGGACGGAGACGGTATTTATGGTGAGTTCGAGGAGGATAAAGTGGCGATTTCTTATCCTGATGGAAGTGTGGGCTTGGGGCGGATTCCGGTTCGGACGGCAGAAGACGTCAAGGCTTACACCGACAAGGTGGTGGCTTACGAGTCCCGCTACCCGAAGGGTGCTTTTGGCAAAAACTTCATCTACACCTGTGAGGTCAAGGGGGCCTATCCCAAGGTGCGACGCAGTTGGGATGACCACGTGTCGAAGGTGCTGAAGGGAGGCGAAATGTCTCGATATTTTTCACACGAGACGCCGTGGGACGATGCGAAACCCGGAGATTACGACCTTAATCCTGACAATTGGGTCAAGATGCTCAATAGTAAGCAGACTGGAAAGTATCACTTTCACGGTCACGGATTGTTGGACTGCTGGGTGTTGGAGAAACATCAGAAATTCACTAGGAAACATGTGGCCAAATTGACCAACAAGGATGCCTACCCGATCATCACTACCGTCTCCTGTTTTACCGGGCACTACGATGCGGTTAAAGACCCTTGCATTGCCGAGTCGATGTTGCGCGTTCCTGACGCTGGTGCGATTGCCATTGTGGCACCGTGTCGTGAGGGGAAACCTCACTTTGTCAATCCCCGTGAGAGCTTCCCTTTGATGATGTGGGAGGGTAAAATGGACGGAACCACTCGCACGATGACCTATTTCTGGGAAATGGGAATTGGCCAGAAGCTCAGCACTGGCGAGGCCCTGATGAAAACCAAAGCCAAGTTGGCCGAAAAGGCGAAGGCCTCGGCCAATTACCACATGTGTCTGGTCGAGCTCAACTTGTTGGGGGATCCGACCATTGAGGTTCACCCTTGA
- the accD gene encoding acetyl-CoA carboxylase, carboxyltransferase subunit beta: MGIFSKPKLKGKGPTRDSMPDHLWTKCTDCGELIHTLDLQQNHQVCPECNHHFLMPSRERIQLIADPGSFEETHAGLFSKNPLNFDKYEEKISMLREKTDLNDAVVTGSLTIEGKPTMIAVMDFKFFAGSMGSVVGEKITRAIEEATEQKCAIIIVSSSSGARMQEGLLSLMQMAKTCAALAKHADAGLPYISVMTHPTTGGVTASYATIGDINLAEPKCMIGFAGPRVVKETTHQDLPPGFQTAEFMLEHGLIDDIVHRRKLRNKLGQLLKYLLP; this comes from the coding sequence ATGGGTATTTTCAGCAAACCAAAACTCAAGGGCAAAGGACCGACTCGCGACAGCATGCCGGACCACCTCTGGACCAAATGCACCGACTGCGGTGAGTTGATCCACACCCTTGATCTACAACAAAACCACCAGGTCTGCCCGGAGTGCAACCACCACTTTCTGATGCCTTCCCGGGAGCGCATCCAACTCATTGCTGACCCTGGAAGCTTCGAGGAAACCCACGCCGGCCTATTCTCCAAAAACCCACTGAATTTTGACAAGTATGAGGAAAAAATCTCGATGCTTCGTGAAAAAACCGACCTCAATGACGCCGTTGTAACTGGCTCACTCACCATCGAGGGAAAACCAACCATGATCGCAGTCATGGACTTCAAGTTTTTTGCCGGATCCATGGGCTCCGTCGTCGGGGAAAAAATCACCCGTGCGATCGAAGAAGCCACCGAACAAAAATGCGCGATCATCATCGTCTCATCCTCATCCGGGGCCCGCATGCAAGAAGGCCTGCTCTCACTCATGCAAATGGCCAAAACCTGCGCCGCCCTGGCTAAACATGCTGATGCCGGCCTCCCATACATCTCCGTCATGACCCACCCGACCACCGGAGGCGTCACCGCATCCTATGCAACCATCGGCGACATCAACCTCGCCGAGCCCAAATGCATGATCGGTTTTGCAGGGCCGCGTGTCGTCAAGGAAACCACCCATCAGGACCTCCCCCCCGGCTTCCAAACCGCCGAATTCATGCTCGAACACGGACTGATCGATGACATCGTGCACCGCCGTAAACTACGCAACAAACTCGGCCAACTCCTCAAGTATCTCCTCCCCTAA